Proteins encoded by one window of Cyanobium sp. NS01:
- a CDS encoding Gfo/Idh/MocA family protein, which produces MAVSPASLSQRPLGVAVAGLGFGASVHLPALRACAGTEPVALWHPRQERLDRVCGEQELPGHSDFAALLADPSVEAVVIATPPGPRFALAQQALEAGKHLMLEKPVALNAGQVEELQRLALARRLTVAVDFEYRAVPQFQQLDALLRSGELGDLVLVKLDWLMGSRADASRPWSWYSQAEAGGGVLGALGTHAFDMLRWFVGPGRRVHGQLSTAIGERPLPDGSGRLAAVDAEDVALVQLELEAADGRIVPAQVALSSVARRGRGCWLELYGRQGTAVLGSDNQADYVHGFQLWCSQAGEPLRRLEPDPALAFPRSWEDGRIAPVARLHGWWSQAVRQGRPMVPGLAEAASSQRCCDEARQST; this is translated from the coding sequence ATGGCCGTGAGCCCCGCCTCCCTCTCCCAGCGCCCCCTGGGCGTGGCCGTGGCCGGCCTCGGCTTCGGCGCGAGCGTGCACCTGCCGGCCCTGCGGGCCTGTGCCGGCACTGAACCGGTGGCCCTCTGGCACCCCCGCCAGGAGCGGCTGGACCGCGTCTGCGGCGAGCAGGAGCTGCCCGGCCACAGCGACTTTGCCGCCCTGCTGGCCGATCCCAGTGTGGAGGCGGTGGTGATCGCCACGCCGCCAGGACCCCGCTTTGCCCTGGCCCAGCAGGCGCTGGAGGCGGGAAAGCACCTGATGCTTGAAAAGCCCGTGGCCCTCAACGCCGGCCAAGTGGAGGAGCTGCAGCGGCTGGCCCTGGCCCGGCGGCTCACGGTGGCGGTGGACTTTGAATACCGGGCGGTGCCCCAGTTCCAGCAGCTGGACGCCCTGCTGCGCAGCGGTGAGCTGGGCGATCTGGTGCTGGTGAAGCTCGACTGGCTGATGGGCAGCCGGGCCGATGCCTCCCGGCCCTGGAGCTGGTATTCCCAGGCCGAGGCCGGCGGCGGAGTGCTGGGGGCCCTCGGCACCCATGCCTTCGACATGCTGCGGTGGTTCGTGGGTCCGGGCCGGCGGGTGCATGGCCAGCTCAGCACCGCCATCGGCGAACGTCCCCTGCCGGATGGCAGCGGCCGGCTGGCCGCCGTGGACGCCGAAGACGTTGCCCTGGTGCAGCTGGAGCTGGAGGCGGCCGATGGCCGCATCGTGCCCGCCCAGGTGGCCCTCTCTTCGGTGGCCCGCCGCGGCCGCGGCTGCTGGCTGGAGCTCTACGGCCGCCAGGGCACGGCCGTGCTGGGCTCCGACAACCAGGCCGACTACGTGCACGGCTTCCAGCTCTGGTGCTCCCAGGCCGGGGAGCCGCTGCGCCGGCTTGAGCCCGATCCGGCCCTGGCCTTTCCGCGCAGCTGGGAGGACGGCCGCATCGCGCCGGTGGCCCGCCTGCACGGCTGGTGGAGCCAGGCGGTGCGGCAGGGGCGGCCGATGGTGCCGGGGCTGGCCGAGGCCGCGAGCAGCCAGCGCTGCTGCGATGAGGCCCGCCAGAGCACCTGA
- the accD gene encoding acetyl-CoA carboxylase, carboxyltransferase subunit beta gives MSLFDWFADRRKPPPVVRVTQEPEEGDGLWSKCPDCGLVVYRKDLIANASVCKGCGHHHRIDSEERIRLIADPGSFEQLDADVAPTDPLAFKDRRSYTDRLRDCQQNTGLRDAVVTGLCRSSDLPLALGVMDFRFMGGSMGSVVGEKLTRLIETATARRYPLLIVCSSGGARMQEGMLSLMQMAKVSGALQRHRAAELLYIPLLTHPTTGGVTASFAMLGDLILAEPKALIGFAGRRVIEQTLREKLPDDFQTAEYLQDHGFVDAIVARPDFRTTLAELLRLHGCREQVAAGATP, from the coding sequence ATGTCCCTGTTCGACTGGTTCGCCGATCGCCGCAAGCCGCCGCCGGTGGTGCGCGTCACCCAGGAGCCGGAGGAGGGGGATGGCCTCTGGAGCAAGTGCCCGGACTGCGGCCTGGTGGTGTACCGCAAGGACCTGATCGCCAATGCCAGTGTCTGCAAGGGCTGCGGCCACCACCACCGCATCGACAGCGAGGAGCGCATCCGCCTGATTGCCGATCCGGGCAGCTTCGAGCAGCTCGATGCCGACGTGGCCCCCACCGACCCCCTCGCCTTCAAGGACCGGCGCAGCTACACCGACCGGCTGCGCGACTGCCAGCAGAACACCGGCCTGCGCGATGCCGTGGTCACCGGTCTGTGCCGCAGCAGCGACCTGCCGCTCGCCCTTGGCGTGATGGACTTCCGCTTCATGGGCGGCTCGATGGGCTCGGTGGTGGGGGAAAAACTCACCCGCCTGATCGAAACCGCAACGGCACGGCGTTATCCGCTGCTGATCGTGTGCTCCTCCGGCGGTGCGCGCATGCAGGAGGGCATGCTCAGCCTGATGCAGATGGCCAAGGTGTCCGGCGCCCTGCAACGCCACCGCGCCGCCGAACTGCTCTACATCCCCCTGCTCACCCACCCCACCACCGGTGGGGTGACCGCCAGCTTCGCCATGCTGGGAGATCTGATCCTGGCAGAGCCCAAAGCCCTGATCGGCTTTGCGGGCCGGCGCGTGATCGAGCAGACCCTGCGCGAAAAGCTGCCCGACGACTTCCAGACCGCCGAATACCTCCAAGACCATGGCTTCGTAGATGCGATCGTCGCGCGTCCCGACTTCCGGACCACCCTGGCGGAGCTGCTGCGCCTGCACGGCTGCCGCGAACAGGTGGCGGCAGGAGCCACCCCATGA
- a CDS encoding A24 family peptidase: MAPLLSNLTAPAPSPPELWLWGACLLGACVGSFLNVVVWRLPREESLLSPPSHCPRCGTRLAWFENIPLLSWLGLGARCRHCRSRIPVRYPLVELLTAGLWVAAVLAVPSAMGPEPLAWGRVLAGWLLLSWLIPLTLIDLDRLWLPEPLCRFGLLLGLAATALLGLAQGGAVGRALVLNHLLAAGLGLLGFEAMSALAERVVGQPALGLGDAKLAALLGAWLGLGGLGITVALAVGSGALVGLAGRLSGRLARHDPMPFGPFLASGGAGVWLLGNGFWIELLGRWGLVGAG; this comes from the coding sequence ATGGCGCCCCTCCTGTCCAACCTCACGGCACCGGCCCCCTCACCGCCGGAACTCTGGCTGTGGGGAGCCTGTCTGCTGGGGGCCTGCGTCGGCAGCTTTCTGAATGTGGTGGTGTGGCGCCTGCCCCGGGAGGAATCCCTGCTGAGCCCCCCGAGTCACTGCCCCCGCTGCGGCACCCGCCTGGCCTGGTTCGAGAACATCCCGCTGCTGAGCTGGCTTGGGCTGGGCGCTCGTTGCCGCCACTGCCGCAGCCGGATCCCCGTTCGCTATCCCCTGGTGGAGCTGCTCACCGCCGGGCTCTGGGTGGCAGCCGTGCTGGCCGTGCCCAGCGCCATGGGGCCTGAACCGTTGGCCTGGGGAAGGGTGCTGGCCGGCTGGCTGCTGCTCAGCTGGCTGATTCCCCTCACCCTGATCGACCTGGATCGGCTGTGGCTGCCCGAACCGCTCTGCCGCTTCGGACTGCTGCTGGGTCTGGCCGCCACGGCCCTGCTCGGCCTGGCCCAGGGGGGGGCGGTCGGCCGGGCCCTGGTGCTGAACCATCTGCTGGCCGCCGGGCTGGGGCTGCTCGGTTTTGAAGCGATGAGCGCCCTCGCTGAACGAGTGGTCGGCCAACCGGCCCTTGGCCTGGGCGATGCCAAGCTCGCTGCCCTGCTGGGCGCCTGGCTGGGGCTGGGCGGCCTGGGGATCACCGTGGCGCTGGCCGTGGGCTCTGGCGCCCTGGTGGGGCTGGCCGGTCGGCTCAGCGGCCGGTTGGCCCGCCACGATCCAATGCCCTTCGGCCCCTTTCTGGCCAGCGGCGGGGCCGGGGTGTGGCTGCTGGGCAACGGCTTCTGGATCGAACTGCTGGGGCGCTGGGGTCTGGTGGGAGCTGGCTGA
- a CDS encoding phosphoribulokinase, whose translation MSKRHPVVAVTGSSGAGTSTVKRAFETIFQREGITPAVVEGDSYHRYERGPMKEAMASALANGENFSHFGPEANLFDKLEELFRSYGETGGGQKRYYLHSAEEAAEHNARLGVTLDPGQFTPWEPIPAGTDLLFYEGLHGGVVGDGYDVAAMVDLLVGVVPITNLEWIQKIARDNAERGYSAEAVVDTILRRMPDYINHICPQFSLTDINFQRVPTVDTSNPFKIRNIPTPDESFVIIHFRKGAREKWGIDFAYLLDMIHDSFMSSPTSIVVNGGKMGFAMELILTPIIHRMIEVKKAAA comes from the coding sequence ATGTCGAAGCGTCATCCGGTTGTTGCTGTCACCGGGTCGTCCGGCGCGGGCACCAGCACTGTGAAGCGGGCTTTCGAGACCATCTTCCAGCGCGAGGGCATCACCCCGGCCGTGGTGGAGGGCGACAGCTACCACCGCTATGAGCGCGGGCCGATGAAAGAGGCGATGGCCAGCGCCCTGGCCAATGGCGAGAACTTCTCCCACTTCGGGCCCGAGGCCAATCTGTTCGACAAGCTCGAGGAGCTGTTCCGCTCCTACGGCGAAACCGGTGGCGGTCAGAAGCGCTATTACCTCCACTCCGCTGAGGAGGCCGCTGAGCACAACGCCCGCCTGGGCGTCACGCTCGATCCCGGTCAGTTCACCCCGTGGGAGCCGATTCCCGCCGGCACCGATCTGCTCTTCTACGAAGGCCTGCACGGCGGCGTCGTCGGCGACGGCTACGACGTGGCGGCCATGGTTGACCTGCTGGTGGGGGTGGTGCCGATCACCAACCTGGAATGGATCCAGAAGATCGCCCGCGACAACGCTGAACGCGGCTACTCGGCCGAGGCGGTTGTGGACACGATCCTGCGCCGCATGCCGGACTACATCAACCACATCTGCCCCCAGTTCAGCCTGACGGACATCAACTTCCAGCGGGTTCCCACGGTGGACACCTCGAACCCGTTCAAGATCCGCAACATCCCCACCCCGGATGAGAGCTTCGTGATCATCCACTTCCGCAAGGGTGCCCGCGAGAAGTGGGGGATCGACTTCGCCTATCTGCTCGACATGATCCACGACTCCTTCATGTCCAGCCCCACCTCGATCGTGGTGAACGGCGGCAAGATGGGCTTCGCCATGGAGCTGATCCTCACCCCGATCATCCACCGCATGATCGAGGTGAAAAAGGCCGCAGCCTGA
- the leuB gene encoding 3-isopropylmalate dehydrogenase, producing MSSRHRITLLAGDGIGPEILAVARQLLDAVSLRHGFSLDYDEQPIGGAAIDSCGVPLPESTLEACRASDAVLMAAIGSPQYDSLPRQQRPETGLLGLRAGLGLFANLRPVKILPALIEASSLRREVVEGVDLIVVRELTSGIYFGSPKGRVETDAGVRAFNTMAYSDHEIDRIAKVGFELAKERSGRLCSVDKANVLDVSQLWRERVESLHASAYPEVALSHLYVDNAAMQLVRQPRQFDVLLTGNLFGDILSDEAAMLSGSIGMLPSASLGSDGPGLFEPIHGSAPDIAGQDRANPMAMVLSAAMMLRVGLQQEVAAAALESAVDLVLARGYRTGDLMAPGCTELGCAAMADQLLAALEG from the coding sequence ATGTCCTCCCGCCACCGGATCACCCTGCTCGCCGGCGACGGCATCGGGCCGGAGATCCTGGCCGTCGCCCGCCAGCTGCTCGACGCGGTGAGCCTCCGGCACGGCTTCAGCCTCGACTACGACGAGCAGCCGATCGGCGGCGCCGCGATCGACAGCTGCGGCGTTCCCTTGCCGGAGAGCACCCTGGAGGCCTGCCGGGCCAGTGATGCGGTGCTGATGGCCGCCATCGGCTCACCCCAGTACGACAGCCTGCCGCGCCAGCAGCGCCCGGAAACCGGCCTGCTGGGCCTGCGGGCCGGCCTGGGGCTGTTCGCCAATCTGCGGCCGGTGAAGATCCTGCCCGCCCTGATCGAGGCCAGCAGCCTGCGGCGCGAGGTGGTGGAGGGGGTGGATCTGATCGTGGTGCGGGAACTCACCAGCGGCATCTACTTCGGCAGCCCCAAGGGACGCGTCGAGACCGACGCCGGCGTGCGCGCCTTCAACACCATGGCCTACAGCGACCACGAGATCGACCGCATCGCCAAGGTGGGCTTCGAGCTGGCCAAGGAGCGCAGCGGCCGGCTCTGCAGCGTGGACAAGGCCAATGTGCTGGATGTGTCGCAGCTGTGGCGCGAGCGGGTGGAGAGCCTCCACGCCAGCGCCTACCCGGAGGTGGCTCTCAGCCACCTGTACGTGGACAACGCCGCCATGCAGCTGGTGCGCCAGCCGCGCCAGTTCGACGTGTTGCTCACCGGCAACCTGTTCGGCGACATCCTCAGCGATGAGGCGGCGATGCTGAGTGGCTCGATCGGCATGCTGCCCTCGGCCTCCCTGGGCAGTGACGGGCCTGGCCTGTTTGAGCCGATCCACGGCTCCGCCCCGGACATCGCCGGCCAGGACAGGGCCAACCCGATGGCGATGGTGCTGAGCGCCGCCATGATGCTGCGGGTGGGCCTGCAGCAGGAGGTCGCCGCCGCCGCCCTGGAGAGCGCTGTGGATCTGGTGCTGGCCCGGGGGTATCGCACCGGCGACCTGATGGCCCCCGGCTGCACCGAGCTGGGCTGCGCCGCCATGGCCGACCAGCTGCTGGCCGCCCTGGAGGGCTGA
- the lpxD gene encoding UDP-3-O-(3-hydroxymyristoyl)glucosamine N-acyltransferase, whose protein sequence is MRFSDLLGLLSDVQAAGGAGAVAHHLAGDPGIEGAAALDQAGAAQICFLEPGHALRAALEGCNAAAVLLPARGEEAQALQELASARGLAWVALPDPRLGFAEALEALFPADPLPAGVAPSAVVDPSAQLGLGSHIGANVVVGARAAIGAHCCLHPSVVLYDDVELAEGCTLHAGAVLHAGTRLGRGCVVHANAVIGSEGFGFVPTAAGWRKMPQTGRVVLEDGVEVGCGSTIDRPTVGETRIGAGTKIDNLVHIGHGVTTGRGCALAAQVGIAGGARLGDGVILAGQVGLANRAVMGNGAIASSKSGIHGSVAAGEVVSGYPAIPNRLWLRCSAAFSKLPELSRQLRQLEKRLGAQEQAGGER, encoded by the coding sequence ATGCGCTTCAGCGACCTGCTCGGCCTCCTGAGCGACGTGCAGGCCGCCGGTGGTGCAGGGGCCGTGGCCCACCACCTGGCTGGCGACCCCGGCATCGAGGGGGCTGCCGCCCTCGACCAGGCCGGGGCCGCCCAGATCTGCTTCCTTGAGCCGGGCCACGCCCTGCGCGCAGCCCTGGAGGGCTGCAACGCCGCCGCCGTGCTCCTGCCCGCGCGGGGCGAGGAGGCCCAGGCTCTGCAGGAGCTGGCCAGCGCCCGCGGCCTGGCCTGGGTGGCCCTGCCCGACCCGCGGCTGGGCTTCGCCGAGGCACTGGAGGCGCTGTTTCCAGCCGACCCCCTGCCGGCGGGCGTGGCCCCCAGCGCCGTGGTGGACCCATCAGCGCAGCTGGGGCTCGGCAGCCACATCGGCGCGAACGTGGTGGTGGGGGCCAGGGCCGCGATCGGGGCCCACTGCTGCCTGCACCCTTCCGTGGTGCTCTACGACGACGTGGAGCTGGCCGAGGGCTGCACGCTGCACGCCGGCGCGGTGCTCCATGCCGGCACGCGCCTGGGCCGGGGCTGCGTGGTGCACGCCAACGCCGTGATCGGCAGCGAGGGCTTCGGCTTCGTGCCCACCGCCGCCGGCTGGCGCAAGATGCCCCAGACCGGCCGGGTGGTGCTGGAAGACGGCGTGGAGGTGGGCTGCGGCAGCACCATCGACCGCCCCACGGTGGGCGAAACCCGCATCGGCGCCGGCACCAAGATCGACAACCTGGTGCACATCGGCCATGGCGTGACCACGGGCCGGGGCTGTGCCCTGGCCGCCCAGGTGGGGATCGCCGGCGGAGCGCGCCTGGGGGACGGCGTGATCCTCGCCGGCCAGGTGGGGCTGGCCAACCGGGCCGTGATGGGCAACGGGGCGATCGCCTCCTCGAAGTCTGGGATCCACGGCAGCGTGGCCGCCGGCGAGGTAGTGAGCGGCTATCCCGCCATCCCCAACCGGCTGTGGCTGCGCTGTTCGGCGGCCTTCAGCAAGCTGCCCGAACTCAGCCGCCAGCTGCGGCAGCTGGAGAAGCGCCTGGGCGCCCAGGAGCAGGCCGGGGGCGAACGCTGA
- the proB gene encoding glutamate 5-kinase, whose protein sequence is MSTTPLRRVVKVGTSLLRGSAERPTAAVIADLAASLNRARRQGDSVALVTSGAVGLGCSILGLARRPTEVEALQAAAAIGQGRLMGLYQDAFAVRGLKAAQVLLTRGDLASRRRYQNACRTLAQLFAWGVVPVVNENDTLATDELRFGDNDTLSALVAVAVGADELILLTDVDRLYSGDPRQDASAEPINEVGSLAELERLSQGASGGGQWGTGGMTTKLAAARIATSSGIRVHLADGRDPAVLDALVAGKRVGTLFQPAATPLPDRKRWLAHALLPQGSVRLDVGAEQALISHGASLLAVGVLAVEGDFLPREAVRLLSNDGRELGRGLATRGSAELRQLIGQAGVEVVHRDHMALVGEAAVGHRDRSTIRPSS, encoded by the coding sequence ATGAGCACCACCCCCCTGCGCCGGGTGGTGAAGGTGGGCACCAGCCTGCTGCGCGGCTCGGCCGAACGACCCACCGCCGCAGTGATCGCCGACCTGGCAGCCAGCCTCAACCGGGCCCGCCGCCAGGGCGACAGTGTGGCCCTGGTCACCAGCGGTGCGGTGGGGCTGGGCTGCTCCATTCTTGGCCTGGCCCGCCGCCCCACGGAGGTGGAAGCCCTGCAGGCCGCCGCCGCCATCGGCCAGGGGCGGCTGATGGGCCTCTACCAGGACGCCTTCGCCGTGCGCGGCCTCAAGGCGGCCCAGGTGCTGCTCACCCGGGGGGATCTGGCCTCGCGGCGGCGCTATCAGAACGCCTGCCGCACCCTGGCCCAGCTGTTCGCCTGGGGGGTGGTGCCCGTGGTGAACGAGAACGACACCCTGGCCACCGATGAGCTGCGTTTCGGCGACAACGACACCCTCTCGGCCCTGGTGGCCGTGGCCGTTGGCGCCGACGAGCTAATCCTGCTCACCGACGTGGACCGTCTCTACTCGGGCGATCCCCGCCAGGACGCCAGCGCCGAACCGATCAACGAGGTGGGCAGCCTGGCGGAGCTGGAGCGCCTCAGCCAGGGAGCCAGCGGCGGTGGCCAGTGGGGAACGGGCGGCATGACCACCAAGCTGGCGGCCGCCCGCATCGCCACCTCCAGCGGCATCCGCGTGCACCTGGCCGATGGCCGTGATCCCGCCGTGCTCGATGCCCTGGTGGCCGGCAAGCGGGTCGGCACCCTGTTCCAGCCCGCCGCCACCCCCCTGCCCGACCGCAAGCGCTGGCTGGCCCATGCCCTGCTGCCCCAGGGCAGTGTGCGGCTCGACGTGGGGGCCGAGCAGGCCCTGATCAGCCATGGGGCCTCCCTGCTGGCGGTGGGCGTGCTGGCCGTGGAGGGCGACTTTCTGCCCCGGGAGGCCGTGCGTCTGCTCAGCAACGACGGCCGTGAGCTGGGCCGGGGCCTCGCCACCCGGGGCAGCGCCGAGCTGCGCCAGCTGATCGGCCAGGCCGGGGTGGAGGTGGTGCACCGCGACCACATGGCCCTGGTGGGTGAGGCCGCGGTCGGTCACCGCGATCGCTCTACGATCCGGCCCAGCTCGTAG
- a CDS encoding YqeG family HAD IIIA-type phosphatase, whose amino-acid sequence MLRQLLRPNWLIDRTLAELPLQDLLDQGIRALVLDVDRTLLPRGTATILPESALRWLQAAREQLPIHLFSNNPSRQRIGAVARQLDLPFTTSAGKPRRGALRKVLNQFALPHHQVALIGDRLFTDVIAGNRLGLFTVLVKPIDPQGQPCRRDGLQRLELRMAHWLGSGLGSGMGSGRGR is encoded by the coding sequence ATGCTGCGTCAGCTGCTGCGGCCGAACTGGCTGATCGATCGCACCCTGGCGGAACTGCCGCTGCAGGACCTGCTGGATCAGGGCATCCGCGCCCTGGTGCTCGATGTGGACCGCACCCTGCTGCCCAGGGGCACGGCCACGATCCTGCCGGAGAGCGCCCTGCGCTGGCTGCAGGCGGCCCGCGAGCAGCTGCCGATCCACCTGTTCAGCAACAACCCGTCGCGGCAACGCATCGGCGCCGTGGCCCGGCAGCTGGACCTGCCCTTCACCACCTCAGCCGGCAAACCCCGCCGTGGCGCCCTGCGCAAGGTGCTGAACCAGTTCGCCCTGCCCCATCACCAGGTGGCCCTGATCGGCGATCGGCTGTTCACCGACGTGATCGCCGGCAACCGGCTGGGGCTGTTCACGGTGCTGGTCAAACCGATCGATCCCCAGGGGCAGCCCTGCCGTCGCGATGGCCTGCAGCGGCTGGAGCTGCGCATGGCCCACTGGCTGGGCAGCGGGCTGGGCAGTGGGATGGGCAGTGGCCGGGGCCGATGA